A section of the Helicobacter jaachi genome encodes:
- the msrA gene encoding peptide-methionine (S)-S-oxide reductase MsrA: MAKIYLAGGCFWGVQAYFDRVEGIIQSQVGYANSHIINPSYEVVCSGLSGAAEAVELVYSHITLEEIIERFLSIIDPCALNYQGNDIGTQYRSGIYFLHDKEREIIEKVLCKWEQAHGLKVVTEVLPLINFYPAETYHQQYLAKNPRGYCHIDIESALHNFKTRH; encoded by the coding sequence ATGGCAAAAATTTATCTTGCAGGCGGTTGCTTTTGGGGAGTGCAAGCGTATTTTGATAGAGTAGAGGGCATTATACAATCACAAGTGGGCTATGCTAATAGTCATATTATAAATCCTAGCTATGAAGTGGTGTGCAGCGGTTTAAGCGGCGCGGCTGAAGCGGTGGAGCTAGTATATAGCCATATCACTTTGGAGGAAATTATTGAGCGATTTTTATCTATCATCGACCCTTGCGCGCTTAACTATCAGGGCAATGACATTGGCACGCAATACCGCAGTGGCATATATTTCTTGCACGATAAAGAGCGCGAGATAATAGAGAAAGTTCTGTGCAAGTGGGAGCAGGCTCACGGACTTAAGGTCGTTACAGAGGTGCTGCCCTTAATAAACTTCTACCCCGCAGAAACTTATCACCAACAATATTTAGCCAAAAATCCGCGCGGGTATTGTCATATCGATATAGAATCTGCCCTGCATAATTTTAAAACGCGCCATTAA
- a CDS encoding damage-control phosphatase ARMT1 family protein has protein sequence MRARQACLVCLQNQAENVCKMLHTSHAKDIAQAINKKLSHFKDAKDTAQNPNSPITQPLYPPQIAISIYAYLAAALGVEDPFLHIKQESMVRANAIINNLLARYSPPELKYIESSTESQAQYSLDSITQRLDWAVRMAILGNVIDYGSQSAFSFEHADFGFESMQFGIFDIQAFAKALDSAQSLLYLADNAGENIFDKVLIHTLKIIYPNLRIYYALRGRAIINDLTLADMAHPLAQDMQKFCTLLDSGVRSPGFVYDDANAKTRAIYDSASVILAKGMGNFECLESSKDKRLFLLFKVKCDVVAHFCGVQKGMMMFKHNV, from the coding sequence ATGAGAGCAAGGCAGGCGTGTTTAGTATGCTTGCAAAATCAGGCAGAAAATGTCTGCAAAATGCTGCATACAAGCCATGCTAAAGATATTGCACAAGCTATAAATAAAAAGCTTTCACACTTTAAAGACGCCAAAGACACAGCGCAAAATCCCAATTCTCCCATCACACAGCCGCTTTATCCGCCACAAATTGCCATTAGCATTTATGCGTATTTAGCCGCTGCTTTGGGCGTGGAAGACCCATTTTTACACATTAAGCAAGAAAGCATGGTGCGTGCAAATGCAATTATTAATAATTTGCTCGCGCGATATAGCCCGCCAGAACTTAAATATATAGAATCTAGCACAGAATCTCAAGCGCAATATAGCCTAGATTCTATCACACAGCGACTAGATTGGGCTGTGCGTATGGCGATTTTGGGCAATGTGATTGATTATGGCTCACAAAGTGCCTTTAGCTTTGAGCATGCAGACTTTGGCTTTGAATCTATGCAATTTGGTATTTTTGACATACAAGCCTTTGCAAAAGCGCTAGATTCTGCACAGAGCTTATTATATTTAGCCGATAATGCGGGAGAGAATATATTTGATAAAGTGTTAATCCACACGCTTAAAATTATTTATCCCAATCTTAGAATCTACTACGCACTGCGCGGGCGGGCGATTATTAATGATTTAACGCTTGCTGATATGGCACACCCTTTAGCGCAAGATATGCAAAAATTCTGCACTTTGCTAGATTCTGGCGTGAGAAGTCCGGGCTTTGTGTATGATGATGCTAATGCTAAAACACGCGCTATTTACGATAGTGCAAGCGTGATACTAGCTAAAGGTATGGGGAATTTTGAATGTTTAGAATCTAGCAAAGATAAAAGGCTGTTTTTGCTTTTTAAGGTTAAATGCGATGTTGTGGCGCACTTTTGCGGAGTGCAAAAGGGTATGATGATGTTTAAGCACAATGTATAG
- the dxr gene encoding 1-deoxy-D-xylulose-5-phosphate reductoisomerase, translating to MILLGSTGSIGTNALAIAQQFGIDIESVCAGKNIALLNEQIKVFKPKNVCIAHKEDSHKLISGDYRLFYGERGILDMIESSHSHLVVNALVGFMGLAPSFKALKCAKRLALANKESLVNAGWLLSQADIIPIDSEHFGLWYLKSRPFKKLYITASGGAFRDMPLKLMAKATPQDALKHPNWQMGQKITIDSATMVNKLFEILEARWLFDSKDIDAFIESSSQMHALIEFFDGSITAHISTPDMKLPIAYALDASKASMQSYIKPFDISALSVCLKPISSERYPLWILKNELLACPQKGIVLNASNEVAVEAFLAHKIPFMDISALVLDMIEHFAHIKLAHLNDIESIQDCDAQVRALSKQWIERRANARL from the coding sequence ATGATTTTATTGGGTAGCACAGGGAGTATTGGCACAAACGCGCTTGCAATCGCCCAACAATTTGGCATAGATATAGAATCTGTATGCGCGGGCAAAAATATCGCTTTGCTCAATGAACAAATTAAGGTTTTTAAGCCTAAAAATGTCTGTATCGCGCATAAAGAAGATAGTCATAAGCTTATAAGCGGCGATTATAGGCTTTTTTATGGCGAGCGTGGCATACTAGATATGATAGAATCTTCGCACTCGCATCTTGTTGTAAATGCGCTTGTTGGATTTATGGGGCTAGCTCCTAGTTTTAAGGCTTTAAAGTGCGCTAAAAGGCTAGCTTTGGCTAATAAAGAATCGCTAGTTAATGCCGGCTGGCTGCTCTCTCAAGCTGATATTATACCCATTGATAGCGAGCATTTTGGCTTATGGTATCTTAAATCGCGCCCTTTTAAAAAGCTCTATATTACCGCAAGCGGCGGGGCATTCCGCGATATGCCTCTAAAACTTATGGCTAAAGCCACACCACAAGATGCGCTCAAGCACCCCAACTGGCAAATGGGACAGAAAATCACTATAGATTCTGCCACTATGGTAAATAAGCTTTTTGAAATCCTAGAGGCACGCTGGCTGTTTGACAGCAAGGATATTGACGCATTTATAGAATCTAGCTCGCAAATGCACGCGCTTATTGAGTTTTTTGATGGGAGCATTACTGCGCATATAAGCACGCCTGATATGAAGCTGCCTATCGCGTATGCCCTAGATGCAAGCAAAGCAAGTATGCAATCTTACATTAAGCCATTTGATATAAGCGCGCTTAGCGTGTGCTTAAAGCCTATTTCGTCGGAGCGTTATCCGCTGTGGATTCTCAAAAATGAGCTACTTGCATGCCCTCAAAAAGGCATAGTGCTAAATGCAAGCAATGAAGTAGCAGTAGAGGCGTTTTTAGCTCATAAAATACCCTTTATGGACATAAGCGCGCTTGTGCTAGATATGATAGAGCATTTTGCGCATATTAAGCTTGCACATTTAAATGATATAGAATCTATACAAGATTGCGATGCGCAGGTGCGTGCGCTATCAAAGCAGTGGATAGAAAGGAGAGCAAATGCAAGGCTTTAA
- a CDS encoding M20 metallopeptidase family protein, translating into MQGFNIHPSLLALQTLGIGFRHALHKIPESSGQEFKTAAFCKDILEKCGFIITPFAGCTGFVADMEADSINAPRVAIRADMDALEMEDLTTDEHCSTHKGLAHNCGHDLHMAIALLSAHFIAEHRDKLPCNVRFIFQMAEEKSSIPGADKMVELGCMQGVDEVYALHNDGSLEYGSVHINKGVMSSFGTIWRLDIEGKAAHGSTPHKGLDAVREGGRILADMDYVVAKQINPFSHAVFSCGMFHGGSIPNGVAESATLQGTIRAMDKHTDEILKNALKDIQAQSRARGFNVQLHYDGYPAMINHPLCAQKIIDAAKKCLKNHTMLIESCEPMSASEDFSYMINAAPEHKGAMYFLGSGNVQKGICNYLHANPYYVEDRAVIVGAQIWINLIFGDVLDNKL; encoded by the coding sequence ATGCAAGGCTTTAATATTCACCCATCATTGCTAGCTTTGCAAACTTTGGGCATAGGCTTTAGGCACGCTTTGCACAAGATTCCAGAATCTTCAGGGCAGGAGTTTAAAACAGCAGCATTTTGCAAAGATATATTAGAAAAATGTGGCTTTATTATCACTCCATTTGCAGGCTGCACAGGATTTGTAGCAGATATGGAGGCAGATTCTATAAATGCGCCCAGAGTAGCTATTCGTGCAGATATGGACGCGCTTGAAATGGAGGATTTAACCACAGATGAGCATTGCTCCACGCATAAAGGGCTAGCGCACAATTGTGGGCATGATTTGCATATGGCTATTGCGCTTTTAAGCGCGCATTTTATAGCAGAGCATAGGGATAAACTCCCTTGCAATGTGCGCTTTATTTTCCAAATGGCAGAGGAGAAGTCAAGCATTCCGGGTGCGGATAAAATGGTGGAGCTTGGCTGTATGCAGGGTGTAGATGAGGTGTATGCGCTGCATAATGATGGCTCGCTAGAATATGGTAGCGTGCATATTAATAAGGGGGTTATGAGTTCTTTTGGCACGATTTGGCGATTAGATATTGAGGGTAAAGCCGCGCATGGCTCTACGCCGCACAAAGGCTTAGACGCGGTGCGTGAAGGTGGGAGAATCTTAGCTGATATGGATTATGTTGTAGCAAAGCAGATTAATCCCTTTTCTCATGCGGTATTTTCTTGCGGTATGTTTCATGGTGGCTCTATCCCTAATGGCGTGGCAGAATCTGCTACATTACAAGGCACTATTCGCGCAATGGATAAGCATACTGATGAGATATTAAAAAATGCCCTAAAAGATATACAGGCTCAAAGCCGTGCGCGTGGCTTTAATGTGCAATTGCATTATGATGGCTATCCAGCTATGATAAATCACCCCCTATGCGCACAAAAAATCATTGATGCTGCTAAAAAATGCCTTAAAAATCATACTATGCTTATAGAATCTTGCGAGCCTATGAGCGCTAGCGAGGACTTTAGCTATATGATAAATGCCGCGCCAGAGCATAAGGGCGCGATGTATTTTCTAGGGAGTGGGAATGTGCAAAAAGGGATTTGCAATTATCTGCACGCTAATCCCTACTATGTGGAGGATAGGGCTGTGATTGTTGGCGCGCAAATATGGATAAACCTTATCTTTGGTGATGTGTTGGATAATAAGTTATAG
- a CDS encoding DUF3972 domain-containing protein, translating to MDNTTTWLGLEEFIKLSGLDETKIMELVNEGSIKSKQEDNKIFIDASSGTSALVKKVESGLVSADMSGKELDPVFVEKTISTILGLHDKVIAAKDETISAFKNENTFLKDALISMQEVYDDDKKTMETLRMELERSREEIEFMKRKYRLMWGKVSNMTEPK from the coding sequence ATGGATAATACAACCACTTGGCTAGGACTAGAGGAGTTTATTAAACTTTCAGGCTTAGATGAAACTAAGATTATGGAGCTTGTGAATGAGGGCAGCATAAAGAGCAAGCAAGAGGATAATAAAATCTTTATTGACGCAAGCTCTGGCACTTCTGCGTTAGTGAAAAAAGTAGAATCTGGGCTTGTCTCTGCGGATATGAGCGGTAAGGAGCTAGACCCTGTATTTGTGGAAAAGACCATTTCAACGATTTTAGGCTTGCATGATAAAGTCATCGCGGCAAAAGATGAGACTATTAGTGCGTTTAAAAATGAAAATACATTCTTAAAAGACGCACTTATTTCTATGCAAGAAGTGTATGATGATGATAAAAAGACTATGGAGACCCTGCGCATGGAATTAGAGCGCTCAAGAGAGGAAATTGAATTTATGAAGCGTAAATATCGCCTTATGTGGGGTAAAGTCTCTAATATGACAGAGCCAAAATGA
- the purE gene encoding 5-(carboxyamino)imidazole ribonucleotide mutase, whose product MDFVSIIMGSKSDYSIMSECIAVLKKFDVAYEVIISSAHRSPERTKSYIQDAQSRGAQVFIGAAGMAAHLAGAIAAQTCKPVIGVPLCGGALDGLDALLSTVQMPSSMPVATVSIGKAGAINAAYLAMQILSLKNDELAGKLIEDRVMKAKKVELDSAEIEVRI is encoded by the coding sequence ATGGATTTTGTGAGCATTATTATGGGGAGTAAGAGCGATTATAGCATTATGAGCGAGTGCATAGCTGTGCTTAAAAAATTTGATGTGGCTTATGAAGTGATTATTAGCTCCGCTCATCGCTCACCAGAGCGCACAAAATCATACATTCAAGACGCACAATCTCGTGGTGCGCAGGTTTTTATTGGTGCGGCGGGTATGGCGGCGCATTTAGCAGGCGCAATTGCTGCGCAAACTTGCAAGCCAGTGATTGGCGTGCCTTTGTGCGGTGGCGCGCTTGATGGGCTTGATGCGCTTTTATCCACAGTGCAAATGCCAAGCTCCATGCCTGTGGCGACAGTGAGCATTGGCAAGGCAGGTGCGATTAATGCGGCATATTTGGCTATGCAGATTTTAAGCCTAAAAAATGATGAATTAGCGGGCAAACTTATCGAAGACCGCGTGATGAAGGCAAAAAAGGTAGAATTAGATTCAGCAGAAATCGAAGTGAGAATCTAG
- the thrC gene encoding threonine synthase, protein MSNVSPLVSTRDEQSSTSFIEAMLNPSAARGGLYTFKSLPTFTLKDIESFTKLSYAKLCEDIFTRLNLNLSAPVLEAALRTYEHFDNPLNPAPFLPFSENLFMLNLFSGPTRAFKDMALQPFGVLLSHFAKERKKPYLVLAATSGDTGPATLESLANKDYIKVVCLYPHGGTSDVQRLQMTTQSAHNCKVFGIEGNFDDAQSTLKHLLASKSFLQNLDAQGMALSAANSVNIGRIVFQIVYHIWAYVSLVKSQHIQCGEKLSIVVPSGNFGNILGAFFAKKMGLPLARLVVAANVNNVLSEFINTGMYDITSRQLIKSKSPAMDILKSSNVERVLYALFGDKRTYELLSAFAKEGKYTLTSAELALLQEDFCALDCSDEQCLQSIVEAFRAGFVLDSHSAIGYYVAKTLQAKGSIDKSIFLATAEWSKFAPSVQEALIKAHILPNMRAMESKEVDKAAIEAICNMAHIELPKRIYGLFSKPEVQKEVLPIAQVEPRIIEWLTESKR, encoded by the coding sequence ATGAGTAATGTGTCCCCTTTAGTTTCAACAAGAGATGAGCAAAGTAGCACTAGCTTTATTGAGGCTATGCTTAATCCCAGTGCCGCGCGAGGCGGGCTTTATACCTTTAAGAGTTTGCCTACTTTTACGCTTAAAGATATAGAATCTTTTACCAAATTAAGCTATGCCAAGCTTTGTGAGGATATTTTTACGCGCTTAAATCTTAATCTTAGCGCACCTGTTTTAGAAGCGGCTTTGCGCACTTATGAGCATTTTGATAATCCGCTTAATCCCGCACCATTCCTGCCTTTTAGTGAAAATCTCTTTATGCTTAATTTATTTTCAGGTCCTACGCGCGCGTTTAAAGATATGGCTTTGCAGCCCTTTGGCGTGCTTTTATCGCATTTTGCAAAAGAGCGCAAAAAACCTTACTTAGTGCTTGCTGCCACCAGTGGCGATACAGGTCCAGCGACTTTGGAGAGCTTGGCAAATAAGGATTACATTAAGGTGGTGTGCCTCTATCCACATGGCGGCACAAGCGATGTGCAGCGGCTGCAGATGACCACACAAAGCGCGCATAATTGCAAAGTGTTTGGTATAGAGGGGAATTTTGATGACGCACAAAGCACACTTAAACATTTACTTGCCAGTAAGTCATTTTTACAGAATCTAGACGCACAAGGTATGGCGCTTTCAGCGGCAAATTCTGTCAATATCGGGCGCATTGTGTTTCAAATTGTCTATCACATTTGGGCGTATGTGAGTTTGGTTAAATCGCAACATATTCAATGTGGTGAGAAGCTCTCTATTGTCGTGCCAAGTGGGAATTTTGGCAATATTTTAGGCGCGTTTTTTGCTAAAAAAATGGGTTTGCCACTAGCGCGCCTTGTGGTGGCTGCAAATGTGAATAATGTCTTAAGCGAGTTTATTAATACAGGTATGTATGACATTACCTCGCGCCAGCTTATTAAATCTAAATCGCCCGCTATGGATATTTTAAAAAGTTCAAATGTGGAGCGCGTGCTGTATGCGCTCTTTGGCGATAAACGCACATATGAATTATTAAGCGCGTTTGCTAAAGAGGGCAAATATACTTTGACAAGCGCGGAGCTAGCGTTATTGCAAGAGGATTTTTGCGCGCTAGATTGCAGTGATGAGCAGTGTTTGCAAAGTATTGTGGAGGCTTTTAGAGCGGGCTTTGTGCTAGATTCTCATAGTGCGATTGGCTACTATGTGGCAAAGACGCTGCAAGCAAAGGGTAGTATAGATAAAAGCATATTTTTAGCCACAGCAGAGTGGAGTAAATTTGCCCCAAGTGTGCAAGAAGCGCTCATAAAAGCGCATATATTGCCCAATATGCGTGCTATGGAGAGTAAAGAAGTCGATAAAGCAGCCATTGAAGCCATTTGTAATATGGCACATATTGAACTGCCAAAGCGTATTTATGGACTTTTTTCTAAGCCTGAAGTGCAAAAAGAAGTCCTGCCCATAGCGCAGGTAGAGCCGCGCATAATAGAGTGGCTTACAGAATCTAAAAGGTAA
- a CDS encoding phosphatidate cytidylyltransferase has protein sequence MNTQEPQTPQPKTPQEPSLGDILKSKFVADKARFITAFVLIGVLVLVLAIDSPLFTCIILSILCLIGVQEALKLYGLPSAWHYYIATALAWVLAYFNERAIESALFVLVCYGAYLAYSKKITPKTLLPFIYPLIPFLCIYALYKDAGGAGVWVLVWLIVIVAFVDTGAYFGGKAFGKTPFCPTSPKKTLEGAICGVVCGVIFGSLVGIGTCGNFLYSLGITCVVAVASIFGDLFESYLKREVGLKDSGNLLPGHGGVLDRLDAILFGAVVMHFLLFFLPGYKDLILAL, from the coding sequence ATGAATACACAAGAGCCGCAAACACCACAACCAAAAACACCGCAAGAGCCTTCATTAGGGGATATTCTAAAATCTAAGTTTGTAGCTGATAAGGCGCGTTTCATTACAGCCTTTGTGCTTATTGGCGTGCTGGTGTTGGTGCTTGCCATTGATTCACCGCTTTTTACTTGCATTATTCTTAGTATTTTATGCCTTATTGGCGTGCAGGAGGCGCTAAAACTCTATGGCTTGCCATCAGCGTGGCACTACTATATCGCTACGGCACTAGCGTGGGTGCTGGCATATTTTAATGAGCGAGCTATAGAATCTGCGCTTTTTGTCCTTGTGTGCTATGGGGCATATTTGGCATATAGTAAGAAAATCACGCCCAAAACGCTTTTGCCCTTCATCTATCCGCTTATACCATTTTTATGTATTTATGCGCTGTATAAGGACGCTGGGGGTGCTGGTGTGTGGGTTTTAGTGTGGCTTATTGTCATTGTAGCCTTTGTCGATACAGGCGCGTATTTTGGTGGAAAGGCTTTTGGGAAAACGCCCTTTTGCCCCACTTCACCTAAAAAAACGCTTGAAGGTGCCATTTGTGGCGTAGTGTGTGGCGTTATCTTTGGCTCTTTGGTGGGGATTGGCACTTGTGGGAATTTTTTATATTCGCTTGGCATTACTTGTGTGGTGGCAGTTGCTTCTATTTTTGGCGATTTATTTGAGAGTTATTTAAAGCGAGAAGTAGGGCTTAAAGATAGCGGCAATTTGCTTCCCGGGCATGGCGGCGTGCTAGATAGGCTAGATGCGATACTCTTTGGCGCGGTGGTTATGCACTTTTTATTATTTTTCTTGCCCGGCTATAAAGATTTGATTTTGGCTCTGTAA
- a CDS encoding heavy metal translocating P-type ATPase, which translates to MKQAQSYMFNISGVDCPNCAARIEEALNALSSTSRANLDFNTNTLYIDTCDIAAAKQTILNIEPQASLENAQDEKQDSTNSPHIYAELAYIGALLALFGVSMALKYMPIFAHIPAIVHMALLMCIYGVAGKPIFVATWRNLKNKIFFDENSLMLFATLAALCIGEISEAVAVMLFFRVGEFLESLAIQKSKNSIQSLLQVMPNIAHKKHNDTLIDLHPQALHIGDVIVVKVGEKIPTDGVVLKGKSYLDTRSINGESVPVGVNVGESVIAGAINTTALLEVRVEKPFADSHIAKIAKLTQEASANKATTQKLITRFARIYTPIIFALSLAIAIVPPLFNGQWHEWIYRGLVVMMISCPCALVIAVPLGYFASIGRASAQGILFKGSIYLESLALVKNIIFDKTGTLTEGTFEILSLQPSDNFTEQSLLELAACAEQNSNHPIATCIKKRFQPACKIESYKEISGQGIVLQCDKGQILCGNAALMQSFHITFAPIQSTHTIVYIAHNGIYAGYIIIGDKLKNHIKEDLRALKNCGIKHFAILSGDNENNVKALAKELNIESAYGNLLPAQKEQELAKLMQQWQGKSAFVGDGINDAVVLRRSDVGISINTGEHGNDISKESADIILQHTSLSSLVKALRIAKHTRAITWQNISFALLSKIALIILGIMGIADMWLAVFGDVGVALLALCNAMRPTLKLTLNAISNSALDSSRA; encoded by the coding sequence ATGAAACAAGCACAATCATATATGTTTAACATAAGTGGCGTTGATTGCCCAAACTGCGCCGCGCGTATAGAGGAGGCGCTCAATGCCCTATCTAGCACAAGTAGGGCTAATCTTGATTTTAATACCAACACGCTTTATATCGACACTTGCGATATTGCAGCAGCTAAGCAAACTATTTTAAATATCGAACCACAAGCGAGCCTTGAAAATGCGCAAGATGAGAAACAAGATAGCACAAATAGCCCACACATTTATGCAGAATTAGCCTATATCGGCGCGCTGCTAGCACTCTTTGGCGTTTCTATGGCGCTAAAATATATGCCCATATTTGCGCATATTCCAGCTATAGTGCATATGGCTTTGCTTATGTGTATTTATGGAGTTGCGGGCAAGCCTATTTTTGTCGCCACTTGGAGAAATCTTAAAAATAAAATATTTTTTGATGAAAACTCACTTATGCTATTTGCTACGCTTGCGGCGTTGTGCATAGGGGAGATAAGTGAGGCAGTAGCAGTTATGCTCTTTTTCCGTGTGGGTGAGTTTTTAGAATCTCTAGCCATACAAAAGTCTAAAAACTCCATTCAAAGCCTATTACAAGTTATGCCAAATATCGCTCATAAAAAGCATAATGACACTCTCATTGATTTACACCCACAAGCACTGCATATAGGCGATGTGATTGTGGTAAAAGTAGGTGAAAAAATCCCAACAGATGGCGTAGTGCTAAAAGGCAAAAGCTACCTTGATACACGCTCAATCAATGGTGAAAGCGTCCCTGTAGGCGTAAATGTGGGCGAATCCGTAATAGCTGGCGCGATTAATACCACAGCACTGCTTGAAGTGCGTGTAGAGAAACCTTTTGCAGATTCTCACATTGCTAAAATTGCTAAACTCACGCAAGAAGCTAGCGCAAACAAAGCCACAACGCAAAAGCTCATCACGCGTTTTGCGCGCATTTACACGCCTATTATCTTTGCGCTCTCACTTGCCATTGCCATTGTGCCGCCGCTTTTTAATGGACAATGGCATGAGTGGATTTATCGCGGACTAGTGGTGATGATGATAAGCTGCCCTTGTGCGCTTGTAATCGCTGTGCCTTTGGGGTATTTTGCCTCCATTGGGCGTGCAAGTGCGCAAGGCATTTTATTTAAAGGCTCAATCTACCTTGAAAGCCTAGCATTAGTAAAAAACATCATTTTTGATAAAACAGGCACGCTCACAGAGGGGACATTTGAGATTCTATCCTTGCAGCCTAGCGATAATTTCACAGAGCAAAGCCTACTTGAGCTAGCCGCGTGTGCAGAGCAGAACTCAAATCACCCCATTGCCACTTGCATCAAAAAACGCTTTCAACCTGCCTGCAAGATAGAATCTTACAAAGAAATAAGCGGGCAAGGCATAGTTTTACAATGCGATAAAGGGCAGATTCTATGCGGTAATGCCGCGCTTATGCAATCTTTTCATATTACTTTTGCGCCTATTCAAAGCACGCATACTATCGTGTATATCGCACATAATGGCATTTATGCGGGCTATATCATCATCGGCGATAAACTAAAAAATCATATTAAAGAAGATTTGCGCGCACTTAAAAACTGCGGGATAAAGCATTTTGCTATCTTAAGTGGGGATAATGAAAATAATGTAAAAGCACTCGCTAAAGAACTCAATATAGAATCTGCCTATGGCAATCTCCTCCCCGCGCAAAAGGAGCAAGAGCTAGCTAAACTTATGCAGCAGTGGCAGGGTAAGAGTGCATTTGTAGGCGATGGGATTAATGATGCAGTGGTGCTTAGGCGCAGTGATGTGGGCATTAGCATAAACACAGGCGAGCATGGCAATGATATTAGCAAAGAAAGCGCGGATATTATTTTGCAGCATACTTCGCTTAGCTCACTGGTCAAAGCCTTGCGCATTGCTAAACACACGCGCGCTATCACTTGGCAAAATATTAGCTTTGCACTTTTAAGCAAAATAGCGCTCATTATTTTAGGCATAATGGGCATAGCAGATATGTGGCTAGCAGTTTTTGGCGATGTGGGTGTGGCACTTTTAGCGCTATGTAATGCTATGCGCCCTACGCTAAAGCTGACTTTAAATGCTATTTCAAATTCTGCTTTAGATTCTTCGCGCGCCTAG
- the glyQ gene encoding glycine--tRNA ligase subunit alpha has product MLSFSNILLTLQDFWVKQGCLIMQPYDIPAGAGTFHPATLLRSLDSKPWSVAYVAPSRRPTDGRYGENPNRLGSYYQFQVLIKPSPNNIQELYLRSLEALGLDLKSHDVRFVEDNWESPTLGAWGLGWEVWLDGMEVTQFTYFQQVGGIACSPVPVEITYGVERLAMYIQGVENIFDIVWNDSQMRYADVHLEGEYEFSKYHFEIADTQMLVLLFNQYAQEAKRCLDARIPLVAYDYAMFASHFFNILDARKAISVAQRQNYILQIRELAKSCAILYKDMEDERHTRIERAKGL; this is encoded by the coding sequence ATGCTAAGTTTTTCAAATATTTTATTAACATTGCAGGATTTTTGGGTAAAACAAGGTTGCCTCATCATGCAGCCTTATGACATACCCGCAGGAGCAGGGACATTCCACCCCGCTACTTTGCTAAGAAGCTTAGATTCTAAACCTTGGAGTGTTGCTTATGTCGCACCTTCTCGCCGCCCAACAGATGGGCGCTATGGGGAAAATCCAAACCGCTTAGGGAGCTATTATCAATTTCAAGTGCTTATTAAACCAAGCCCTAATAATATTCAAGAGCTGTATTTGCGTAGTCTGGAGGCTTTGGGCTTAGATTTAAAATCTCACGATGTGCGCTTTGTGGAGGATAATTGGGAGAGTCCAACGCTTGGCGCGTGGGGTTTAGGCTGGGAAGTGTGGCTTGATGGTATGGAGGTAACGCAATTTACATATTTTCAGCAAGTAGGTGGCATAGCCTGCTCGCCTGTGCCTGTAGAGATTACCTATGGCGTGGAGCGGCTAGCTATGTATATTCAAGGTGTGGAAAATATTTTTGATATTGTGTGGAATGATAGTCAAATGCGCTATGCCGATGTGCATTTGGAGGGCGAATATGAATTTTCTAAATATCATTTTGAGATAGCTGATACACAAATGCTTGTGTTGTTGTTTAATCAATATGCGCAAGAGGCAAAGCGTTGCTTAGATGCGCGCATTCCGCTTGTGGCGTATGATTATGCGATGTTTGCAAGCCATTTTTTTAATATCCTTGATGCGCGTAAAGCCATTTCTGTAGCGCAAAGGCAAAATTATATCTTACAAATCCGCGAGCTTGCCAAATCTTGCGCGATACTTTATAAAGATATGGAAGATGAGAGACATACTAGAATAGAGCGGGCAAAGGGCTTGTAA